AGAAAGACTCGAATTGGTTAGCGGTTCCATACACTGAATCGATACTCCAGCCAAGTACATTTTCTGCGTAAGATAATTATTTAGTTAATAACACATGCCCATAAATCCTTCCCTAAATTCTTACCCATGTAGATATCTCTTTGTTAAAATTTCCTCAATGTTTGTATTGATTAGTGTTACCGATTTCTCCTGTCCTTCTACAAAATTAGTGGTTTCACAAGTAAAGGTTTTGGATCCTGAACCGGATCAAAAATTATCGAGGGCAATAACACCTTCCGAATTTGGTGCTAAATAATGCTTATGAAATGCTTATTTCTTTGGGGgcttattatgttttaaattaccACCACTGTGATAATTGTGAAACTCTGACAGCTAAATGATCAGCAGAGTAGACAGGGCCCATCTGGATGCTGCTTGGCATTAGTGACCAGATATCTCGACAGCTACTAAAAACCATCAACACGTTACTGCGATGGATGCCTCAAAAGAGCTCACAGTTGCATTATGCTAtcatttgaacatttaaaaataaattgaactatTCACCCAAGGCACCTATAACACATTGGCCTTTCGGGTTAAATCAATTTGAAAAAAGTTTTGTATTTGACCTCGATATTACTCTTTGTAATTTGATTCCaagaatattttcacatttaccCTAACACTCTCTGCAACTTTCAGTTTCTcagatttctatattttctattaaaaagtcTTTTCGAACTTATATAATAAGTATAGAATCAAGTGCTTTTAAAATGTCATGAACTAATAGGCACATTTTGACCCAACTGAAAATTCACACTCTTGTGTGATAATAACCATTCTCTGGAAAAAAGCCCTTGGGAAAAGAACAGTGAGAGAAATTAACATTGACTCaattttagtgtatagaaagtGTTAGGGTACCATGTTTTCTTAGACTATATTGTAAGTGaatgtcagttttttaaaaaggaaacgcTGTGGGAAACATATGAAAGGATTCATTTCCTGCTATTCTGGGGAAAATGTAATCCTTTCTCAGCAGCAGCTAAAACATTTACTCTAAAATGGTTTTTCAACCATAATGTATTTGAGTCAGaaacattctctttctctttacagAGATCTAACAGGTTGGAgactaattataaaatatttttgacaaacaGATTTTTGTATAATTTCTGCGTGTATTTTAGTACTTCAGAATTAGCTTGACATAAATGATCTCAGGAAATGATTTAGGAGCTAATGCGAGGTCCCTagactaaaaacaataaaaataataatgacactTTGAAATTTATATATCCTTTCTCTTATGTTAGTTTCCTAAGTCATATAACTAATTTTagttataattaattttaatcttttaagatTAAAGTTTACTCAAATTAATTCCGTTACAAGAACTTTAAAAACACTTTGAGATAAATGATGAAATCTTAGTTTCAAAAGTCCTGATTTAGAGTTAAATGTATTTCGAAGGTTGGATATGAAGCTAATTAGGGAAAGACTTTTGAGTCAATAGTAGAAATGCTAAATTGGTCATATTTTATTTGGGTAAAGTTTCTCTTCATAGAAACATTATTTAAGAATCATTGTTTCATGTAGAATATCTTTGTTATCCTGCACTGACAACATTTTTACTCTTTCATCAAGGTATCAGATACACACCGGACTTCAGCATTCTATCATAAGACCCACCCAACCCAACTGCTTACCTCTGGACAATGCAACTCTACCTCAGAAGCTGAAGGAGGTTGGATATTCAACACACATGGTTGGAAAATGGCACTTGGGTTTTTACAGGAAAGAATGCATGCCCACCAAGAGAGGATTTGATACCTTTTTTGGTTCCCTCTTGGGAAGTGGTGATTACTATACACACTACAAATGTGACAGTCCCGGGATGTGTGGCTATGACTTGTATGAAAATGACAATGCTGCCTGGGACTATGACAATGGCATTTACTCCACACAGATGTACACTCAGAGAGTACAGCAAATCTTAGCTTCCCATGACCCCAGAAAgcctatatttttatatattgcctACCAAGCTGTTCACTCACCGCTGCAAGCCCCTAGCAGGTATTTTGAACACTACAGATCCATCGTCAACATAAACAGGCGGAGGTATGCTGCCATGCTTTCCTGCTTAGATGAAGCAATCAACAATGTGACCCTGGCTCTAAAGACATATGGTTTCTACAACAACAGCATTATCATCTACTCTTCAGATAATGGCGGTCAACCCACTGCAGGAGGAAGTAACTGGCCTCTCAGAGGCAGCAAAGGAACATACTGGGAAGGGGGGATCCGGGCTGTTGGCTTCGTGCATAgcccacttctgaaaaacaaGGGAACGGTGTGTAAGGAGCTTGTGCACATCACTGACTGGTACCCTACTCTGATTTCACTGGCCGAAGGACAGATTGATGAGGACATTCAACTGGATGGCTATGATATCTGGGAGACCATAAGCGAAGGCCTTCGTTCTCCCCGGGTGGATATTTTGCACAACATTGACCCCATTTATACCAAGGCGAAAAATGGCTCTTTGGCGGCAGGCTATGGGATCTGGAACACTGCGATCCAGTCAGCCATCAGGGTGCAGCACTGGAAACTGCTTACAGGAAACCCTGGGTACAGTGACTGGGTTCCCCCTCAGTCTTTCAGCAACCTGGGGCCAAATCGGTGGCACAACGAACGGATTACCTTGTCCACTGGCAAAAGTGTATGGCTTTTCAACATCACAGCTGACCCATATGAGAGAGTGGATCTATCTAACCGATATCCTGGAATCGTGAAGAAGCTCCTGCGGAGGCTCTCACAGTACAACAAAACTGCAGTGCCCGTCAGGTACCCCCCCAAAGACCCCAGAAGTAACCCTCGGCTCAATGGAGGAGTTTGGGGACCATGGtataaagaggaaaacaagaagaagaaaccaaGCAAAAAGAAggctgagaaaaagcagaagaaaagtaagacaaagaagaaaaagcagaaaacaggcttctttctaaattgCCCTTCAGGTGTTACTCGAGGATAAGTACCAATTTTTGACTGTCTGGGTAAACTTATGTCAATTCGTTCACCTGTTTTCTAGGGAAACAAGCAAATTAGGCTCCATAATATCACTGCCATAAGCATCAGACTTTTCATGCTGTGCCACTCCAGAGACTTCTGCCACGTGGTTGCCACATGGAAAACCGTTCTTGGTGCCAAAGGTGCTACTCTTGTGAGCCACACTTGTGAGGAGAATGGAGATGCTTATTTCTCTTGCTCCTTTATAGAAGGTGGTCAGGAATGAGTTCAACTGCTGTGCCTCAGTCCGTTGACCAAGCACTAGGCTTTAAATCATTACAAGGGACAATAACCTGCAATCGATGAACATGCTAATTGGATGGGTATTTACAGGGTAGTGTGATTAAAAACTACCTTTGATAAAATATAAAGACTGCCTCACCTCGAAGGccttgaaaaatacattttcttagtGAATTTTTGTATCTCTATCATATGACacttgagtttttaaattaacTCTATTTCATGTATCATTTCCTTTCCTGTGAAAATAAGCTGTTTTTCTCACGTGTGAGCAGCTTGCACCTCATTTGATCATGCATGAGAGAATGGCAGATAAGAATGTTCGAGCACCATGCCAAAACATGAATGTAACGATTTTCTAAACACTTTAATAGAAAGACATTTCAGCATAAagtatgtaatttatttttacagaaaaaatattaattattttgttttcataaaagttatgcaaatgatttttaattattttatttttattttctacataccattagaagaattttatttcatatcTTCAAGATTAACAAGCACTGTAATACTATGTTACTGTAATACTGTGTGAATTATAGACTATAAAACGAAAATCATTCAGAAAAAAGGGTAATCATTATTGTTTGACCATTATTTTGAATGTAATAAGATGAATATATTCCTTACAAATTACTTGGAAATTCAGTGTTTGTACAGAATTGAGAGACAACTTTATTGTTTCTATCATAAACACTTTATTTATGTATCTTAATTATTAAAATGACTTATTTTATGGCACTAGCAAATTTAGTGTGGCTTTTCTGATCTAACTTCTAGATAAAATTGTATTATtcatcttaacaaacaaaactcttCACAAATAGGCAACTGAAGGTATGATTTGCTAACAACCATAGTAATATAACATGGAGTTTGCAAATAAGAGATGTTTCCACTTAGCTATTACATGGAGAAAGATGTTCTCTTGTTAATAAATAACATTTCTAATGATCCTACTCTTTAACAAAGTGGACATGGTGGGGAGATACAGAGAGAAGAAGATATGGATCCCACTTGGGGCAGTTAAAAGTCCAGTCTGGAACTCACACATGCAAACATGGTGAGGAGGATTAAAAGAGTGAGATTTGTAATGACAGGTGTCATGGGTCATCAAGGAGGATAGATGGATGTGGTTCGCGCCGCCCTGGCGTTTTCTTTAAAGTGCCCTCTCCTAACTCAGAGGCCTCTAAGCTCATAGTTTACCCTTGAAAACTCACAGAGACCAGGAGCTGTGGCATGTGAAGTGACACCTGTGATAACAAAATGTGTGTGGCAGCATTCTGTTAGATACGTTTGTATCAGAATTCGCAGGACTGCCTCTCACAGTTTATAGAAATCTATACAAGAATCTATAGACCATACTGAAATTACTAACATggacaaaatgataaaaaattgtaattttaacATTTCACTTCTAGACTATATCTTTCCATTCATTATATAGGATAAAGTACTGCATCTTGAGTTTGTGTTTTGTTGACTGTATATTTAAATAGCCTTAAAAATCAAAGGCTTATTGTCagtgttgtttttcctttcttagtgGCACATAGAATAATGATGTGGCTACAATAGATGGTATCTTATAATTCAAAAAATAGAGTTACCATTACATTACAAAAGAGTTCTGAGgaaaaataagtttgggaaatgtgGAATTAAAGGGGTCACTCTAACGCAGACTTTCTTAGAGTTTTGAAAATCCTAGTTTGCCTTGTAAGTCtctaacagaaggaaatttttaGATGGTATTTTCCAGTTTATTTCATCATGAAACCCTTCTTTATAGCTCATTGCACAGGACTAGGGTTCTGTGGAAGTGACTTTGAAAATTGCTGGTGTAAATGTAGAATCTTCTAGAAGTCTCAGCAAGACAAAAAAGGAGCAAAGAGGCAAATTAGGATTATGAAAATTAACTCACATTTGAACACAGTAGGCATTATGTAATatgctgtgatttttaaattctctataaATGACCATAGCTTTCTCGATGAAAATAAATTAGCCCACAGCCTTTACCTGGAAGTGGCTTCACGGATGTTGTTCACTGTTTCAAAAAGAATACCTGCCACCTGCACATGATGCTGGGTAGACTGCGATTTGAGAGAGGTGTGTGTCTTGCCCTTGTGAAACTGAGATCTAACTCAGTAGTCATGTATAAATAACGAACAAGAATGTTTCCAAAATGCTGTCAGCAAATGACTAGGTTTTTCAAGATGTCCAGGAAGGAAAATACTGTGCACTCGACGTTTACGCCCTGATCATTAAAACTATGTGAATATTGGGCATTTATCCTCAGGTGTCATTCTCCTAAACTGTGATTCTCAGGCTGCATTTCTAGAGCTGTCTGTGGCTCTTTCCAGTGTAAAATGCACCTCTTTTAAAACCTCTGATCCTTTTGTTATGGTAACAAAGGAAACTTCTGGATTGAAAAATAAGTATCCCATTTGCTTTGTCAGAAAATAACTTGTGGATAGGACTATGTGTCTTGGAAGAGAAaggatataaaacattttattcaaataaaaaacaaaccaacaaaacttTGCAGTGCCTTTCGGTGGCCGAAAACAGGCACCCAGGTCTGTCAGACCTGTCTAAACGACTTGTTTCATCTGTACTTACACACTCTTTCAttgcttctttaaaaattgaGTAAATGTTACAGTTCTCTTGACCAggtctctttaaaaatttttaagaatagaGGAGAAACTGTGCCATTGATAGTCGATAAAGTATACAGTTAGTACATTTCAATATTTGATATTTCAAGATACATGAATTTGGCATCAGGAATAacttcctaagcattttattcatGGGAGAATTGAGCACACAAATTGTGAATTTGTCAGTAGCAATCAGAAAGTGTGTTGTTGGCAGGAATAAGCTGGCTTGTCAAAAGTAGCAAATAAAATTCCTATGTTATAAATTAATAACTTCATTGTTCCCTCTTAGGgaaaattacttattaaaattcattaattcattcaacaaataattattaaatcctagtacttgtcaggccatgttccAGATGCTTGGGATGCATcaatgaacaaaatagataaaaattcttACCCATGTGCAGGTTGTGTGCTAGCTGAGTTAGGCAGACAGTAAATAGTCAACGTAACTAATTAGTGCATTATATACACTATAAAATAGCATGAGGGAGAAAGAGTAGATCAGGGTAAGAGGAGGACTCATTCAAGGCCAAGTgtatccatccactcattcaacGTTTATTAAGTGCCACATGTAATGACACACGCTGGATATGGTGACAGGTAACATGGAACAGGGTCCTGCCTTCAGGTCGTGTACATCCCCTGGGGGACACAGCCACAAATCAATAACCAAacaccctcctctcccccacctttctttcctccttgatCTTTCTCCACAGCactatatttcatatttcatttacACACTTTCTTGATTCTGTCGCCAGAGGATAGGCTTCTTCAGAAAAGTGATTCATGTCTGCTGTTTACATCTGCATTGCCAGGATATACAACAACGCCTGGCTCATAGTCAACCCTTGATatatattggttgaatgaataaataaaataataacataaaataaaatatccatataTTCAGATATTTGCCGGATTTCCATTTTCCATATCTTACATAAGATTTCACAGTTGAAAATAGAATTAATCATCCTTAGTAACTTTCTTCATAATAATAGGAATGATGTGAAATGCAGACATTTCTAACACTATAAAAAATGTCTAATAATTTATAGTTATAGGAACAGAATGTTATAGCAAAAGCCAAgtaaaaatcacacaaaattaAGAGCAAATTTTATCTATACAAACTTTATTGCCCAACAGGGTAGAACACGATTATTCTAACACTGCTTTGAATACTACAGAATACATTCACTTAAATGAGAGTTTCCAGAAAGGAGAGATGGAGGCTTAAATTGTGAATAATTCTTTGTAGCAAGTtgtgaaagggaaaaatataaatagcaaataaaccTCTGTCTTCATAGAATTATGAAGCCACATGGACTGCACCTCACATGCTTGGGTATTTTATTACAAAGCTCTCCCACTTGGCAGGCAGGAATTCTGCTTCTTTAAAGATACGACTTTCTTAAGCATTTTATTGGTTGTAGCATCTCCGTGAAGTCCATTGATTTGTCAGCTCTGGCATTATTAAACACAGGACAGCAGAATGTGGTCCTTGGGGGTTAGGCAGACAAACATATTTACCTGAGGTTCCATTTCACATCTATGATTTGAAATTTCCTTCCTCTCAAATTTGCTACAATCCCATAATATTCTTGGTCAACTGATTTATGCTATTTTGTGTAAAATCAATCCCAACAATTGAAAATGAGCAAGAGAATAGGCTCATTGGAAATGTTGAAATATTCACTCTTGGCAAAAACTCTGTAGCTGATCATTATAAAAGAGGAACATCTTATGTCATGAATCAAAGTAAAATTTGTCCTTcagaataaaaatccaaaaacaaTTTTCAATATGACATATTAATCTCTCTAGAAACAATACTTTAAGAATTAACGTTCCTTCAGCCTTGAGAGCTATGAATGACCGCCGAATACTTTCACTTGAATTTGTAAATCCTAAACAACTATGAGAAAAAAGTTTTCTATGACCAAGgttaaaaaaacccccacaaaacctTGATTTTATTTAGTATCTGAAACTGTATTTTCTCCTGTCCTCATCACCAGAACATCCAGAGACTCCTTTTCAGCACAAGTAACAGCACAGCTCATCAGTCATGGAGACTCATTCTGTCTCAAATCCATGTCCTGCtaacatttctctatttttagcttttcttgaCTGACATAATCAATCCCCTCTAgcacctgggagggagggaattaCAAGCATTTACCATCTACTTAATTTCTACTATGCATTCAGACTTAGTAGCAACAAGACATGGGAGTTCAGAGTGGGTCACCTCAAAACATGTCACCTTGGCATATTGATTATCTTTAGTTAAAGACACTTGAGAAGCAACAGGTGCAAGAAGGGCACTCTGACCTTCCTTTGTCTTCCTGAAAGCAGGACATAAACCTCCCGTGTGAAAGGTGCCCTCCTTgtgccaggaggaaggaagacattCCTATCACCAGAGAAGGGGAGTCGAGGCTGAGAGAATCCGTACAAACTTGTTAACTAACCCTCATCTTTCTAGTCTCTTTTCCACAATTCACTGCCCTTGCCCAAACCTCTTTGTCTTGTCACGTTCTCAGAATTTACTACCCTTTGTCCAACCTCACACATAAGCGTTCAGCTCTAACTGCTTCTTTGTGTTTACATTTTCCTGTGAAGGCGGCCACGtacatgtaaaattaaaatatacaggCTTTTTATtacacttgtttttcttttcttcaggttTTGCTTAAAGCCCTAAGAGTTAATTTAGCATTTCAAAGGTTGCAGTCATAGCTGCCAGGGTAAGCTATTACCTCCCAGCTGGAGAGGTGGCTGCGGAGACAGTCAGACCAGGTGAGGGGATGAGTGGAGGTTTCCCCCTTATTTTCGGCTGTGGCTCCATGCCTGCGCTCTTCTCAGCATCTGGGCTGTGGCCGGGCTGTTTCTTTCTGTCCTCTCACCCACAGCCATGGCTCCACATTTTACCTTCTGGGCACCTTTATCATCCATTTCTGAGTCTCACACCCCTCCCTCCACTGAACTAGGCACATAGATACCTGTGTCCCCCAGATTATTAACATCTGAATCCCTCCCGTCCTGAAGTCCCAGGCATGAAGGGACAGGTGTGTAGAGCCACCCCAGTCCCTGGAAACAAGAAGCCCTGAGCCCCACCCCTAAACCTTAAGGCAGCCGAGATCAGGGTGGAAGGGGAGTGAGGGACCTGGGGAAGCAGATGAAGTGTGTCCACAGGAATAAGTGAGTGTCATCTCCCTTCAGGTTCAAGGCCCTTAGCGGCTGCAGTGCCCAAAGCCTGCCTTCAGCTTGGGGAACCAATTAATGCTTCCTCCTGTCCGGAGGAGAGGGCAAGGAGCAAAGTCACTTCTACTGTTTTGGCCTACCCAAAGCCCACCTTTGGGAACTCCTGCTCTTTCTCATCTAGCACAGAGGGGAGAGCAACAGCGACGTCACATTCTCTACCCACCCACAGCCTAATTTGGGGACTTCCTGGACCCTTTCCTCCCGGGCCTGGACaagaaagcaaaaaccaaaagCACCATTTGGGCTGCTTGTTCCAATCCTACTCTGTGTCCTCAGCCAACAGATGTCTTCCAGTCCTTTCCACACATCAGCTACTGGTCTCTGTTGACTTCTCTCAAATCCTGTGAGTCAGCCTATGGGGTTCTCCCCTGTCTCTTCCAGCAAACCTTGTTTCAAACAGGATCTCATCCTTGTCaacaaaattaatacatttttactTTGTGTATTTCTTCATTGTTATCCTGAAAGCAGCCAGGaagtggctggagcagagatCAGCATCATTAATGTTACTTACTAAGTGACTTCACCAATTTCCCAGAGGTGACACAATGAGAGCCACATGTTTAGGACTGCATGCCTAGGAGTGTCTCACAGGAGGGGAACCCTGAAATTATGAATCTGGGGTTTTATATAGAAACAGGATAgctccttttccctcctccattcctgagagagaaagaaatctttgctccctagtgttTTACATCCTTCATAAATGAATGTAAATGAATTCTCTCAGGAAGACAGACGGGAAGTGTGTACCCCAAGTGCAGAGCATTTGGCTCTGAAAGATGCAAGTTTCAACACCCTTTGAGTGCAGGTCGTTCCAGGTCTAACAGCTTTTAACTTCCGATGCTTGTGGCTTAACATAGGTGTCAGTAACGTTTTCTTAGAAAGCCCTAACTGTGTAGAACCATGAAAATATTCACTTCCTGACacagatcagtggctgcctgTGGCTAGGGGTTGGAGTGGGTATTGACAACAAACAGGTATGAGGGACACTTCAGGAGTGAAGTATTTTAAA
The genomic region above belongs to Equus caballus isolate H_3958 breed thoroughbred chromosome 2, TB-T2T, whole genome shotgun sequence and contains:
- the ARSJ gene encoding arylsulfatase J, coding for MAPRECAGHPPPPPLQAWVWPGKMLAMGALAGFWVLSLLTYGYLSWGQGLEDEEEAAFRAQAGERPEPSTASTSQPHLIFILADDQGFRDVGYHGSEIKTPTLDKLAAEGVKLENYYVQPICTPSRSQFITGKYQIHTGLQHSIIRPTQPNCLPLDNATLPQKLKEVGYSTHMVGKWHLGFYRKECMPTKRGFDTFFGSLLGSGDYYTHYKCDSPGMCGYDLYENDNAAWDYDNGIYSTQMYTQRVQQILASHDPRKPIFLYIAYQAVHSPLQAPSRYFEHYRSIVNINRRRYAAMLSCLDEAINNVTLALKTYGFYNNSIIIYSSDNGGQPTAGGSNWPLRGSKGTYWEGGIRAVGFVHSPLLKNKGTVCKELVHITDWYPTLISLAEGQIDEDIQLDGYDIWETISEGLRSPRVDILHNIDPIYTKAKNGSLAAGYGIWNTAIQSAIRVQHWKLLTGNPGYSDWVPPQSFSNLGPNRWHNERITLSTGKSVWLFNITADPYERVDLSNRYPGIVKKLLRRLSQYNKTAVPVRYPPKDPRSNPRLNGGVWGPWYKEENKKKKPSKKKAEKKQKKSKTKKKKQKTGFFLNCPSGVTRG